The Setaria viridis chromosome 6, Setaria_viridis_v4.0, whole genome shotgun sequence genome contains a region encoding:
- the LOC117859648 gene encoding receptor-like protein EIX2, producing MGIIVKKVLIALALWCLVINTREIAACFVTERDALVALNASINDPDGRLSSWRGDNCCNWSGVRCSKKTGHVIQLDLGEYTLQGEINPSLAGLTNLVYLNLSQNDFGGVSIPEFIGSFKMLRYLDLSGAHFAGPVPPQLGNLSRLQYLDLSGSQMVTVDNFHWVSKLTSLRYLDLSWLYLAASLDWLQAVNMLPLLQVLLLNDASLPATNLNCFPQVNFTTLKILDLKSNTNLNSSLPSWIWNLSSLSELDLSSCGLSGEIPNELGKLTSLKSLALADNKLKGGIPRSVSRLCKLVNLHLSRNILSGDITKTAKSLLPCMKGLQILDLADNKLKGNLSGWLEQIVSLRVLDLSTNSLSGAVPASIGNISNLTYLDISFNSFKGTISELHFLNLSRLDTLVLSSNSLKIMMNHRWVPPFQLREVGMHSCLVGPQFPTWLQSQTRIERIDVGSTGISGMLPDWIWNFSSSLTSLNVSRNNITRKLPASLEQLKMLTTLSMRYNQLEGSIPDLPTGIQLLDLSHNYLSGSLPQKVGGRELYYLLLSHNFLSGVIPKNLCKMVSMEVIDLSNNNLSGELPNCWNKNSHLYTIDFSSNNFWGEIPSTIGSLSSLVTLHLSKNNLSGTLPTSLQSCNRLMLLDLGENNLCGNIPKWIGDGLQALVVLSLGSNQFSGEIPEELSQLHALQFLDFGNNKLSGPVTHFLGNLTALHLGRPEWDAPPFIEFMVYGVGGAYFSVYTNTLEATYRGRMLIFGKCYFLRSIDLSTNQLTGDIPSEIGSLSALASLNLSRNYIEGNIPEELGRITELGSLDLSWNNLSGSIPQGLKLLGMLSVLNLSYNDLSGKIPSGFQFQTFDELSYLGNVNLCGAPLSRICLPNGSKHRHRKLHQRFDMVTYLCMLLGFASGFSIVLVILISSAAARKAYFEFTDNILNKLHTEADLKLHFNRALAGRNLSMPTESQNSLTCYHFEGPPSPS from the coding sequence ATGGGAATTATAGTGAAGAAAGTGCTCATAGCACTGGCCCTTTGGTGCCTGGTAATCAACACCAGGGAGATTGCGGCGTGCTTTGTAACAGAGAGGGATGCTCTGGTTGCCCTTAACGCCAGCATCAatgatcctgatgggaggttaAGTTCATGGCGCGGTGACAACTGTTGCAACTGGAGTGGTGTCAGATGCAGCAAGAAGACCGGCCATGTCATCCAGCTGGATCTTGGTGAATACACTCTCCAAGGTGAGATCAATCCATCTTTGGCTGGTTTGACAAATTTGGTGTACCTCAACCTCAGCCAAAACGACTTTGGCGGGGTGAGCATCCCAGAATTCATAGGCTCCTTCAAGATGTTGAGGTATCTTGATCTTTCGGGTGCCCATTTTGCCGGCCCAGTCCCTCCTCAGCTTGGTAATTTATCAAGGCTCCAATATCTTGACCTATCTGGTTCTCAAATGGTAACTGTCGATAACTTCCATTGGGTTTCAAAGCTCACTTCCCTGAGGTATCTTGATCTCAGTTGGTTATATCTTGCTGCCTCCTTGGACTGGCTGCAGGCTGTGAATATGCTTCCTTTACTGCAAGTGCTTCTCTTGAATGATGCAAGCCTTCCTGCCACCAACCTCAATTGTTTTCCTCAGGTCAACTTCACAACCCTTAAAATACTTGATCTCAAGAGTAATACTAATCtgaattcttccttgccaaGTTGGATTTGGAATCTATCTTCCCTTTCAGAGTTGGATCTATCTAGCTGTGGGCTTTCAGGTGAGATTCCCAATGAGCTAGGAAAACTGACATCACTTAAGTCTCTTGCACTAGCGGATAATAAGTTGAAAGGAGGAATACCACGATCAGTAAGTAGGTTGTGCAAGTTAGTAAACCTCCATTTGTCTAGAAACATTTTGTCAGGAGATATCACAAAAACAGCGAAGAGTCTGTTACCCTGCATGAAGGGGCTGCAAATCCTTGACCTTGCTGACAACAAGTTAAAAGGAAATCTATCTGGTTGGCTTGAGCAAATAGTAAGCTTAAGAGTTCTTGATCTCAGTACGAACTCACTATCTGGAGCTGTTCCAGCTAGCATTGGGAATATATCGAACCTGACATACTTGGATATTTCCTTCAATTCCTTCAAAGGCACAATATCAGAACTCCACTTTCTCAATTTATCAAGATTGGATACTTTAGTTTTATCATCGAATTCCTTGAAGATTATGATGAATCACAGATGGGTGCCACCCTTTCAGCTCCGAGAAGTAGGAATGCATTCTTGCTTGGTTGGGCCACAATTTCCAACTTGGCTGCAATCGCAAACTAGAATTGAGAGGATTGATGTAGGCAGTACAGGCATCAGTGGCATGTTACCTGATTGGATCTGGAACTTCTCTTCATCACTTACAAGCTTAAATGTCTCAAGAAACAATATAACTCGGAAATTGCCTGCAAGTTTGGAGCAATTGAAAATGCTGACAACTCTGAGCATGAGGTACAATCAACTTGAGGGAAGCATTCCTGATTTGCCAACTGGTATTCAACTGTTGGATCTGTCGCACAATTACTTGTCTGGATCATTGCCACAGAAAGTTGGAGGCAGAGAATTGTATTACCTGCTACTCTCGCATAATTTTCTTAGTGGAGTAATACCAAAAAATCTATGTAAAATGGTATCAATGGAAGTTATTGATCTATCAAACAACAATCTTTCAGGGGAGCTTCCGAATTGTTGGAATAAGAACTCACACCTGTATACCATAGATTTTTCTAGCAATAATTTCTGGGGAGAAATACCATCTACCATAGGTTCTCTAAGCTCCCTCGTTACACTGCATCTCAGCAAGAATAACTTATCTGGGACATTGCCCACCTCGTTGCAGTCATGCAACAGGCTAATGTTGCTTGATCTTGGAGAGAATAATTTGTGCGGAAACATACCAAAATGGATAGGTGATGGTCTACAGGCTCTAGTAGTTCTGAGTTTAGGTTCTAATCAGTTTTCTGGTGAAATACCTGAAGAGCTATCCCAACTTCATGCTCTGCAATTTTTGGATTTTGGTAACAACAAACTATCTGGCCCTGTAACACATTTCCTGGGAAATTTAACGGCCTTGCACTTGGGCAGACCAGAATGGGATGCACCACCTTTTATTGAATTCATGGTTTATGGTGTAGGGGGTGCTTACTTTTCTGTGTACACGAATACATTAGAAGCAACATACAGAGGTCGAATGCTCATTTTTGGAAAATGTTATTTTCTCAGGAGCATTGATCTCTCAACAAATCAATTAACTGGTGACATTCCAAGTGAAATAGGATCCCTATCTGCATTAGCAAGCTTGAATCTGTCAAGGAATTACATCGAAGGAAATATTCCTGAAGAACTGGGAAGAATCACAGAATTAGGGTCACTTGATCTCTCATGGAACAATCTATCTGGTTCAATTCCTCAGGGCTTGAAACTGCTGGGAATGTTGTCGGTGCTGAATTTATCCTACAATGATCTCTCAGGAAAGATACCTTCAGGATTTCAATTCCAAACTTTCGACGAACTTTCGTACTTGGGAAATGTAAATCTTTGTGGGGCTCCACTATCAAGAATTTGTTTGCCCAATGGCAGCAAGCATCGGCACCGTAAACTTCATCAACGTTTTGATATGGTGACATACCTATGTATGTTGCTGGGGTTTGCATCTGGATTCTCCATAGTTCTCGTCATCCTCATATCCAGTGCAGCTGCAAGGAAGGCCTACTTTGAGTTCACCGACAACATACTCAACAAGTTGCACACTGAAGCTGATCTGAAACTCCATTTCAACAGAGCGTT